GCAGAGCTGGAGATGACATTAGCCCTCGTCACTCTCCAGACACCAGGACTGATAAAGATGATCTCAGACCTCCCAGGCTGTCAGAGAAAAGCCTGGGAGGTttacaggaagaggaggaactGCTGTTTTTAGATGCCCATCCGCGGGTCCTGTTCTCCCCCTCTAATTCTCCTCCAAAGCACCCGCCCCTCCTCCTGATGTTGGAGACGGGTATGCTGCCcgaggaaggagaggatgaggaggatgaggtGGCAGATGCAGACGGACACACAGAGGGTCAcggggacagagagacggagaggagcGTGCCACAGAGCCGGGTAGACGCCCCCGGGGGTtccccccaccccgcccccaGGCTGAAGCGCTCGCACCTCTCTCACACCGAGAAGCCCGTGTGCGACGTGCAGAGTGACTGGGTGATGGACAAGAAGATGGCCATCGACAGTTACGGCCGCACGGTGAGCATCGTGCCCTTCATCAAGACGGCCACGGGCCCCCTCAAGCAGTACTTCTACGAAACCACCTGCCGCAGGCCGGAGCAAAAGACGAACGGGGCGCTGCCGCAAGGGGCCGGGGCGTCCGCGGGGGAGGCGACAAAGGACTTGGGCGTGAACGGGAACAGTTGCCTGGGCGTGGACAAGAAGCAGTGGGTGAGCGAGTGTAAGGCCAAACACACCTACGTCCGAGCCCTGACATCCGACGCCAACGGCCTGCAGGGCTGGAGGTGGATCCGCATCAACACGTCCTGCGTTTGTGTTCTACTGTCCCGAGTCAAAAGGCATCACAGGGGAGGATAGCGACGGGAGGCGCGGCGGACGTTAGCGAGCGTAATGCTCGGGACAGTGGATgcgcgcgtgcgcgcgtgcATGTGTTAGGTGTGTGTTACTCCGGCCCTGGCTCTGTCAGCTCTATGGCTGAGCCTTTCCTGATGGACCACAGTGGCCGTCAGTCTGTGTTTCTTCCCTCCATCCAGTCCTGTCCGCCTCTACCCAGGCCTCACTCGGAATTACAGACCTCTCCATTCATCAGGCATAGTGCAAGTGACTACACGAAAACAAGAAAACCTCAATGATAGAACCTAGGGAAAACTGTTATATGAAATAGGGATTTTGTAAAAGTACTGTTTGTTtcccaatattgtttttatatcaCACGTTATTGCTGATTAATACTGTATGTAAGCATGAAtgtttgatattaatatatttctttatacaTGTACAATATGTGAACAGTTTGCTTTTATCTATGTATGAAAGTATATTTCTATGTATATTTATAGAGAAAGGTACTTATAGATTTTGTTGTTACATGACTTGAGCGATGATTCCCGCCTCCGGCTTCTCTGAACAGGATAGAAAGGTGCCCCCTGGTGACATTTTATTCTAAGCCCTGACCATAACCAGTTCTCCTGTGTGAAGCCATCAAGAGAACATTCTTAGCCCTGACCATAACCAGTTCTCCTGTGTGAAGCCATCAAGAGAACATTCTTAGCCCTGACCATAACCAGTTCTCCTGTGTGAAGCCATCAAGAGAACATTCTTAGCCCTGACCATAACCAGTTCTCCTGTGTGAAGCCATCAAGAGAACATTCTTAGCCCTGACCATAACCAGTTCTGCTGTGTGAAGCCGTCAAGAGAAACATTCTTACGGAGTGCATTAATAGTGACGAGTACAAAACAAGATCCGAGCTCAGTGGCGACTTCGTGACATCCATACTGTTGTCACGACAATAACGCTTCTTCCACAGTGTAGCCAGTCATTATCAGAACAGCTGTGTGACAGGAAAGTATCCAACCTCACAAATGGTTCTCAAATAGTCTCCCTGTTGATCATTAGAACTGAAGAATTCCAATCACCTCTGATTGCAGTTTGAACTCTGCTCTCTAATCACAAAGAAGCTATTGTAAAGGCTTTGTGTTATgcagtaaaacatatttatacatctgttgtttttttttttataatacatatatgtatattgtAAAGGACTGTTTCCTATTCCATAAGTAAAATAACTATTATAACTTATATGATTGTGCTTTCTGTGTAATCCGCTTATCTGGCAAGTGTTAATGGAGTGATCTTTCAGTGCACTGACTTCAATGCATCCTGTAGGATATAGATACTGATAAATGCGCAGACTAAGGCCTCTCACGTACTCTTCACTGTGTCTACACATTCTACATTCTCTGCCTCCAGAGACTGACACTGATGAATGAGGTGTTTTAACACAGGACACCActttattttggatttcatcatcactgttattgtttattttgcagattttttttattttttat
This is a stretch of genomic DNA from Esox lucius isolate fEsoLuc1 chromosome 11, fEsoLuc1.pri, whole genome shotgun sequence. It encodes these proteins:
- the LOC105012934 gene encoding uncharacterized protein LOC105012934; the protein is MHWLPLVAMVIASALPFPHSPVASTVAVVTEPGRSLDNHTENLDDSNATLPASQAPMDYNSHNNASHKDYNMTIPGKAYNTEHLSTTGVDKKLNYPSKIKERAQALKWKQKQQRYQSKSNFHRENINSVGLNVDSNTEVERLRSTNGSERQYYSSQDNYVLEDYKSESSRAGDDISPRHSPDTRTDKDDLRPPRLSEKSLGGLQEEEELLFLDAHPRVLFSPSNSPPKHPPLLLMLETGMLPEEGEDEEDEVADADGHTEGHGDRETERSVPQSRVDAPGGSPHPAPRLKRSHLSHTEKPVCDVQSDWVMDKKMAIDSYGRTVSIVPFIKTATGPLKQYFYETTCRRPEQKTNGALPQGAGASAGEATKDLGVNGNSCLGVDKKQWVSECKAKHTYVRALTSDANGLQGWRWIRINTSCVCVLLSRVKRHHRGG